AACTTCTATTGCCTCATACCTTGGTACTAAACCCCTGATACCAGGAATGCTTAAGCAACCTTCCCAGTCTTTGCTCACCGTACTCGAATGAGCTACGATGCGGGGATTAATCATAGCAGTGGGTTCCATATGTGGAGCATGGGGATACCTGGGATTAGGGCGTGATGCCACAATCATCACACGATATGATTGGGCAACTTGAGGAGCAGCAATGCCTACACCATTGGCCTCAGTAACTGTAGCCATTAAATCGTCAATCAGCTTCTGCACTGTTACATCTTGGATATCTTCAACTTCAGTTGCTTTTTGACGAAGTATGGGATTACCTAATTGAATTATTGGGAGTAATGCCATTTTGGATTTTAGATTTTGGATTGGGATAACTTATGTGGGCATAGTTTTTTTAAATCTATCTGTCGCAATAATTTTTTAAATTAATGTAATTAACCATGATCTAAAGCTCCTAATCATAACAATCAAAAATGTATGAATTCTTAAATCTTTTCATTCAAAATTCATATTAACTTTCACGCTGAACTGGCAAAGGAGCAGGTCTAACTGCTACTTGCAAATTTTGTCCATCGCGTTGTAC
Above is a genomic segment from Fischerella sp. JS2 containing:
- the def gene encoding peptide deformylase, producing MALLPIIQLGNPILRQKATEVEDIQDVTVQKLIDDLMATVTEANGVGIAAPQVAQSYRVMIVASRPNPRYPHAPHMEPTAMINPRIVAHSSTVSKDWEGCLSIPGIRGLVPRYEAIEVEYTDRNGKIQRQLLTNFVARIFQHEYDHFDGIVFLDRLESNLDIVTDHEYQKLIVNNI